In Xenorhabdus nematophila ATCC 19061, one DNA window encodes the following:
- a CDS encoding type VI secretion system baseplate subunit TssF — MINNKQSLYLQERAYLRELAQRVAKESPHLTDFLATAHDPDIQRLFEAFALLIARLRDKLEDDFPEITHGILARIWPLVLCPVPPTTVMQFFPTDGEHQGVADIPRNTAVSAQAEGQLLTFKTCRPLHIEPLVVRDRRVKKTSTHSEIILTLCQTGSTSPVWKSGSLSFFLGTDTEQAAQLSLWLDQHLCEVNLRTQGEQRKLNCFPYGWHDLLDKPILPMKKNTYTALQTLVEYYALPHLYNFVTLDISRDCAEVPLNAEGTFELIFRFEGELPLDDVGDAFMLGCVLAIHLEKRISPPVLLSAENNCYPLPRGDSIKLFRLHDVQMVQQPDDDAQRGKPYRYLPIAQFTPAAELLTGEEPDYFYYQLRTERDLLDRIQHWLHFFDLTGKPANHLPELAVACDFIGYHESAIALEKSAITVMQEGSPSHLSVHNIMPVTADYPPMLQDNSGWPLLSCLASPPFLLFTTEGMPHFLRLFDYYAEFNRPLSRHIQRHINGIMQVEESLIDRMKMGRPVRGH; from the coding sequence ATGATAAACAACAAGCAATCTCTGTACCTGCAAGAACGCGCCTACCTGCGGGAGCTGGCTCAGCGCGTGGCAAAAGAGTCACCCCATTTAACGGATTTTCTGGCTACGGCCCATGATCCCGATATTCAACGTCTCTTTGAGGCGTTTGCGCTACTGATTGCCCGTTTACGGGATAAACTGGAGGATGATTTCCCCGAAATTACCCACGGCATTCTGGCCCGTATCTGGCCGTTAGTACTGTGCCCTGTTCCGCCCACCACGGTCATGCAATTTTTCCCCACCGATGGTGAACATCAGGGCGTTGCTGATATTCCCAGAAATACCGCTGTTTCTGCGCAGGCGGAGGGGCAATTACTCACGTTCAAAACCTGCCGCCCGCTGCATATTGAGCCTTTAGTTGTGCGGGATCGCCGGGTGAAAAAAACCAGCACCCACAGCGAAATTATCCTGACTCTTTGTCAGACGGGAAGTACTTCACCCGTCTGGAAAAGTGGATCGCTCTCTTTTTTCCTTGGTACGGATACCGAACAAGCAGCACAGCTCAGCCTGTGGCTTGATCAGCATCTCTGTGAAGTGAACCTGAGAACACAGGGCGAACAACGCAAACTGAACTGTTTTCCTTATGGCTGGCATGACCTACTGGATAAGCCTATCCTGCCGATGAAAAAAAACACCTATACCGCCCTGCAAACGCTGGTTGAATATTATGCGTTGCCGCATCTGTATAACTTTGTCACCCTGGATATCAGCCGTGACTGTGCAGAAGTCCCGCTCAATGCGGAGGGCACCTTTGAGCTGATTTTTCGTTTTGAAGGCGAACTGCCGCTGGATGATGTCGGTGATGCTTTTATGCTGGGTTGTGTGCTGGCCATTCATCTGGAAAAAAGAATCAGCCCGCCTGTCCTGCTGAGTGCCGAAAATAATTGTTATCCTTTGCCACGGGGCGATTCGATAAAATTGTTCCGGTTGCATGACGTTCAGATGGTTCAACAACCTGATGATGACGCACAAAGGGGCAAACCTTACCGCTATCTGCCGATAGCGCAGTTTACACCCGCAGCGGAACTGCTGACCGGGGAAGAACCCGATTATTTCTACTACCAGCTTCGCACCGAGCGTGACTTGCTGGATCGCATTCAACATTGGTTGCATTTTTTTGACCTGACGGGCAAACCGGCTAATCACCTGCCTGAACTCGCGGTCGCCTGCGATTTTATCGGCTACCATGAATCCGCAATCGCACTGGAAAAAAGCGCCATCACTGTGATGCAGGAAGGTTCGCCTTCTCATCTCAGTGTGCACAATATCATGCCGGTCACTGCGGATTACCCGCCGATGTTGCAGGATAATTCCGGCTGGCCACTGCTTTCCTGCCTCGCCAGCCCGCCCTTTTTGTTGTTTACCACGGAAGGGATGCCCCATTTTCTCCGACTGTTTGACTATTATGCCGAATTTAACCGCCCCCTGAGCCGTCATATCCAGCGACATATCAATGGCATTATGCAGGTGGAAGAGAGCCTGATCGACCGAATGAAGATGGGCCGCCCCGTCCGGGGACATTGA